A stretch of Chionomys nivalis chromosome 2, mChiNiv1.1, whole genome shotgun sequence DNA encodes these proteins:
- the Ddx11 gene encoding ATP-dependent DNA helicase DDX11, translated as MADENQDMGGIHFPFPFPPYPIQKDFMAELYKVLEAGKIGIFESPTGTGKSLSLICGALSWLRDFEEKRLQAEARLLAPGSGPTCDGKNSLLSSSSCQEPSGTPRPAGEPDWITEFVQKKEERDLVERLKEEQAKRRKREERLQQVCLDGRLRFAAKRMKQEEEETETLLRLSREMLAVGTGPEQLEQLECGEEELVLAEYESDEERRPSRVDEDEDDLEEEHITKIYYCSRTHSQLAQFIQEVRKSPFGKETRLVSLGSRQNLCVNEDVKSLGSVQLMNDRCVDMQRSKHENGAVEDKPKRKRRKIQTSCPFHNHEQMQLLRDEILLEVKDMEQLVALGKEARACPYYGSRFAIPAAQLVVLPYPMLLHAATRQAAGIKLQGQVVIIDEAHNLIDTITSIYSTEVNGSQLCQAHSQLLQYMERYGKRLKAKNLMYIKQILYLLEKFVAVLGGNIKQNPSTQSLLQTGSELKSINDFLFQSQIDNINLFKVQRYLEKSMISRKLFGFTERFGVVLPSVSASQENRSLDGFQHFLKSLQSGPTEDSLEDGQSTAPRPASPLMHIEAFLAALTTASQDGRVILSRQGSVGQSSLKFLLLNPAVHFAQVVKECRAVVIAGGTMQPVSDFREQLLACSGVEADRVVEFSCGHVIPPDNILPLIICSGPSNQQLEFTYQRRELPQMMEETGRILCNLCNVVPGGVVCFFPSYEYLRQVHAHWDKTGLLARLSVKKKLFQEPKKASQVEQVLMAYSKCISCCSQEGGHLTGALLLSVVGGKMSEGINFSDDLGRCVVMVGMPYPNIKSPELQEKMAYLNQMIPRTQGQAPPGKVLVENLCMKAVNQSIGRAIRHQRDFASIVLLDHRYARPSVLAKLPAWIRDRVEVKATFGPAFAAMRKFHREKSLPRLV; from the exons ATGGCTGATGAAAACCAGGATATGGGTGGCAtccatttcccttttcccttcccaccCTATCCTATCCAGAAGGACTTCATGGCGGAGCTCTATAAGGTTTTGGAGGCTGGCAAGATTGGGATATTTGAGAGTCCAACTGGCACG GGCAAGTCCTTAAGTCTCATTTGTGGGGCCCTCTCCTGGCTCCGAGACTTTGAAGAGAAGAGATTACAAGCAGAGGCTCGTCTCCTTGCACCTGGGTCTGGCCCCACATGTGATGGGAAGAACTCACTCCTGTCTTCCTCATCTTGCCAAGAGCCCTCTGGCACCCCGAGGCCTGCTGGAGAACCCGATTGGATCACCGAATTtgttcagaagaaagaagaaagggactTGGTGGAGAGACTGAAG GAGGAGCAAGCGAAAAGGAGGAAGCGGGAAGAGCGTCTGCAGCAGGTCTGTCTGGATGGAAGGCTCAGATTTGCAGCCAAGCGCATG aaacaggaagaggaggagaccgAGACTCTCCTGCGCCTCAGCAGGGAGATGTTGGCTGTAGGGACAGGACCGGAACAGCTGGAGCAGCTggagtgtggggaggaggagCTGGTTCTGGCAGAGTACGAGAGTGACGAGGAGAGAAGACCCAGCAG AGTGGACGAGGATGAGGATGACTTGGAGGAAGAACATATAACCAAG ATTTATTACTGCAGTCGGACACACTCACAGCTGGCCCAGTTTATACAGGAAGTACGGAAGAGCCCTTTCGGCAAGGAAACCCGGCTAGTCTCTCTTGGCTCTCGGCAG aATCTTTGTGTGAACGAAGATGTGAAAAGCCTGGGTTCTGTGCAACTTATGAATGACCGCTGTGTGGACATGCAGAGAAGCAAACACG AGAATGGAGCTGTGGAAGACAAGCCAAAGAGAAAGAGACGGAAAATCCAGACCTCTTGCCCCTTCCACAACCATGAGCAGATGCAACTTCTCCGGGATGAGATTCTGCTGGAGGTGAAGGACATGGAGCAGCTTGTGGCCCTTGGGAAGGAGGCACGGGCCTGCCCCTATTATGGAAGCCGCTTCGCCATCCCTGCAGCCCAG CTAGTGGTACTACCCTACCCAATGCTGCTGCATGCAGCCACCCGACAGGCTGCAGGAATCAAGCTGCAAGGCCAAGTGGTCATCATTGACGAGGCACACAATCTGATTGATACCATCACCAGCATCTACAGCACAGAGGTCAATGGTTCCCAG CTCTGCCAGGCCCATTCTCAGTTGCTCCAGTACATGGAAAGATACGG GAAGCGTTTGAAGGCCAAGAACCTAATGTACATCAAACAGATTCTGTACTTGCTGGAGAAGTTTGTGGCTGTTTTGGGAG GTAACATTAAACAAAATCCTAGTACACAGAGCCTGCTCCAGACAG GTTCTGAGCTGAAGAGCATCAACGACTTTCTCTTTCAGAGCCAGATAGACAACATCAACCTGTTCAAG GTGCAGCGGTACTTGGAGAAGAGCATGATCAGCAGGAAG CTCTTTGGCTTCACAGAACGCTTTGGAGTTGTCCTTCcatctgtctcagcctctcaggaGAACCGCAGTCTGGATGGCTTCCAGCACTTCCTGAAGAGCCTGCAGTCAGGGCCTACCGAGG ACTCCCTGGAGGACGGCCAGTCCACTGCCCCTCGGCCCGCCTCTCCTCTGATGCACATTGAGGCCTTTCTGGCAGCTCTCACCACTGCCAGCCAGGATGGCAGGGTTATCCTGAGCCGGCAAG gcAGTGTTGGTCAAAGCAGCCTCAAATTCTTGCTCTTGAATCCAGCTGTGCACTTTGCCCAGGTGGTGAAGGAATGCCGAGCAGTGGTCATTGCAGGCGGCACCATGCAACCG GTGTCTGACTTTCGGGAGCAGCTGCTGGCATGTTCTGGAGTGGAAGCTGACCGGGTGGTGGAGTTCTCCTGTG GTCACGTGATCCCTCCAGACAACATCTTGCCCCTTATTATATGCAGTGGGCCCTCTAACCAACAGCTGGAATTCACCTACCAGAGAAGAGAGCTGCCTCAGATG ATGGAGGAGACGGGCCGCATCCTCTGTAACTTGTGCAACGTGGTCCCTGGAGGGGTGGTATGCTTCTTCCCTTCCTATGAGTACCTGCGCCAGGTGCATGCTCACTGGGACAAGACTGGCCTGCTGGCACGTTTGTCTGTCAAGAAAAAG CTTTTCCAAGAGCCCAAGAAAGCAAGCCAGGTGGAGCAGGTGCTGATGGCGTATTCCAAGTGCATTTCG TGCTGCAGTCAGGAAGGAGGCCATCTGACAGGAGCTTTGCTCCTCTCTGTGGTTGGAGGGAAGATGAGTGAAGGGATCAACTTCTCTGATGACCTGGGCCG GTGtgtggtgatggtggggatgcCATACCCCAACATTAAGTCTCCAGAGCTGCAAGAGAAGATGGCCTACTTGAATCAGATGATT ccTAGGACACAAGGTCAGGCACCCCCAGGGAAGGTGTTGGTGGAAAATCTGTGTATGAAGGCTGTAAACCAGTCCATAG GCAGGGCCATTAGGCACCAGAGAGACTTTGCCAGTATTGTGCTCCTGGATCACCGGTATGCCCGCCCTTCTGTCCTGGCAAAGCTGCCAGCCTGGATACGAGACCGTGTGGAGGTCAAAGCCACCTTTGGCCCTGCCTTTGCTGCTATGCGGAAG TTTCATCGGGAGAAATCACTTCCCCGTCTGGTATAG